Proteins encoded in a region of the Fusarium falciforme chromosome 6, complete sequence genome:
- a CDS encoding MFS domain-containing protein, with protein sequence MGINPFKKSKPDEDAAEGPTPAPQPAVDSNNKEMGVEGKVHDDDHELPEVTSTYQAGVRNIEAMTTVWTKKDMCLAYGNIWFIYFILSIQEVVVRSLNPFVVSDFAAHSLTAVVGIISSLFSGLAKIVFAKLMDTWGRPQTLLITMLLWTVGFIMMAACKNVETYAAAQVFYLTGAQGVSYCITVFISDTSSLLNRPLMLTFATSPYIVTTWIGGPMADSIISGIGWRWGLGLWAIVIPIVVSPLSIIFLYNQNKAKKMGLYHPHQVDVSIKGIYSWCRDVDLVGIIMLIGGMALFLLPMSIYSRQADGWRSPMIICMIIFGGLLLIAFVIWERFFAPVTFIPYKLLSDRTVFFAGLMFTFVFWNSAIWGSYFTSMLMITWNTGVTKATYISNIYRVGSCFTAIILAYFMRVTGRFKWVNLYYSLPLMLLGVGLMIHFRQPDQDIGYVIMTQIFVAFAGGPIVVAGEMAMMAPSDHQHVAVMIAILDLFGSVGTAVGSTVSAAIWTGTFKDRLYARLPEGADVENIYGSIYSQLAYKWGTPIRYGIGLAYGDTQKYMLITSVCILALGWFCVFAWRDIKVTNIKQVRGNVA encoded by the exons ATGGGTATCAATCCCTTTAAGAAGAGCAAGCCGGACGAGGATGCCGCCGAGGGACCGACTCCGGCGCCCCAACCCGCCGtcgacagcaacaacaaggaGATGGGCGTCGAGGGCAAGGTTCACGATGACGACCATGAGCTTCCCGAGGTTACCAGCACCTACCAAGCTGGTGTGCGAAACATTGAGGCCATGACCACGGTATGGACCAAGAAGGATATGTGCTTGGCCTATGGCAA TATCTGGTTCATCTACTTCATCCTGTCTATCCAGGAGGTTGTCGTCCGAAGTCTTAACCCCTTCGTCGTCAGTGACTTTGCAGCACATTCACTCACTGCTGTTGTTGGTATTATTTCCAGCTTGTTTTCCGGTCTGGCCAAGATTGTCTTTGCCAAGTTGATGGATACCTGGGGACGCCCCCAGACTCTTCTCATCACTATGCTTCTCTGGACTGTTGGCTTCATCATGATGGCCGCCTGCAAGAATGTCGAAACATATGCCGCCGCTCAGGTCTTTTACCTCACTGG CGCCCAGGGCGTGAGCTACTGTATCACCGTCTTCATTTCTGATACATCGTCTCTCCTTAACCGTCCCCTGATGCTTACATTCGCCACCTCCCCGTACATTGTCACTACTTGGATTGGTGGCCCTATGGCCGACTCGATTATCAGCGGCATCGGGTGGAGATGGGGTCTTGGGCTCTGGGCCATCGTCATTCCTATCGTCGTCAGCCCGctttccatcatcttcctctacaaccagaacaaggccaagaagatgggaCTGTACCATCCTCACCAGGTCGATGTCTCCATCAAGGGCATCTACAGTTGGTGCAGGGATGTTGATTTGGTCGGCATCATCATGCTTATCGGTGGCATGGCTCTGTTCCTCCTGCCCATGTCTATTTACTCCCGCCAGGCTGATGGTTGGAGGTCGCCCATGATTATTTGCATGATCATCTtcggtggccttcttctcatcgccTTTGTCATCTGGGAGAGGTTCTTTGCTCCAGTCACCTTTATCCCGTACAAGCTCCTCTCGGATCGAACCGTTTTCTTCGCCGGTCTTATGTTCACTTTCGTCTTCTGGAACTCGGCTATCTGGGGCAGCTACTTCACCTCTATGCTGATGATCACCTGGAACACCGGTGTCACCAAGGCTACCTACATCAGCAACATCTACCGAGTCGGCTCTTGCTTCACCGCCATCATCCTGGCTTACTTCATGCGTGTCACTGGCCGCTTCAAGTGGGTTAACCTCTACTACTCTCTCCCGCTTATGCTCCTCGGTGTCGGCCTCATGATCCACTTCCGTCAGCCCGATCAAGATATTGGTTACGTTATCATGACCCAGATCTTCGTTGCCTTCGCTGGTGGACCCATCGTGGTTGCTGGCGaaatggccatgatggcccCCTCCGACCATCAGCATGTTGCCGTCATGATCGCTATTCTGGATCTGTTCGGCAGCGTCGGTACCGCTGTCGGGTCTACTGTCTCCGCCGCCATCTGGACCGGAACCTTCAAGGATCGCCTGTATGCTCGCCTTCCCGAGGGTGCTGATGTTGAGAACATTTACGGCAGCATCTACAGCCAGTTGGCTTACAAATGGGGCACTCCTATCCGCTATGGTATTGGCCTTGCATATGGTGACACCCAAAAGTACATGCTTATCACTAGTGTGTGCATCTTGGCCCTCGGATGGTTCTGCGTTTTTGCTTGGAGAGATATCAAGGTCACCAACATCAAGCAGGTCCGCGGAAACGTCGCTTAa